A genomic window from Silene latifolia isolate original U9 population chromosome 11, ASM4854445v1, whole genome shotgun sequence includes:
- the LOC141613028 gene encoding germin-like protein — protein sequence MAHHNTFVVLALMAFTSFVAYATDPTQLQDFCVAVKDPKEALFVNGLFCMNPMEATPDDFFYKGLDVPGKPNNLGVNVTMVTAMQVPGLNTLGISLARIDFAPYGLNPPHTHPRATEVLTVLEGTLYVGFVTSNLAGGGNKLFTKVLNKGDVFVFPQGLVHFQFNVGNYPAVAIAGLSSQNPGVVTIANAVFGSQPPISVDVLAKAFQLDANVVKTLQSHFGMSA from the exons ATGGCACACCATAACACCTTTGTTGTTCTGGCACTTATGGCCTTCACTTCCTTTGTGGCTTATGCTACTGATCCGACCCAACTTCAAGATTTTTGCGTCGCAGTTAAAGACCCTAAGGAAGCAC TGTTTGTGAATGGCCTTTTTTGCATGAATCCAATGGAAGCAACACCCGACGATTTTTTCTACAAAGGGTTAGACGTACCCGGGAAGCCCAACAACTTGGGAGTCAATGTCACAATGGTTACAGCAATGCAAGTACCTGGTCTCAACACCCTTGGTATATCCTTGGCTAGGATCGACTTTGCACCATACGGACTCAATCCACCTCACACCCACCCTCGTGCCACTGAGGTCTTGACGGTCTTGGAAGGAACCCTCTATGTCGGGTTTGTCACATCCAACCTTGCAGGTGGCGGAAACAAATTGTTCACTAAGGTGTTAAACAAAGGAGATGTTTTCGTGTTTCCACAGGGTCTCGTTCACTTTCAATTTAATGTTGGTAATTACCCTGCTGTGGCTATTGCTGGGTTGAGCAGCCAAAACCCGGGTGTTGTTACGATTGCCAACGCTGTGTTTGGATCACAGCCACCTATCTCGGTCGATGTTCTAGCCAAGGCCTTCCAGTTGGATGCTAATGTGGTCAAGACCCTTCAGTCTCATTTTGGGATGAGCGCATAA